TTTGTTGTGGCTGCCATTTTGGTTTCCGTTGTTTCCAGAGCCTCGGTTTTGGTTACCATTCTGGTTTCCATTGTCTCCAGAACCTTTGTTGTTGTTGCCATTCTGGTTTCCGTTGTCACCAGAGCCTTTGTTGTGGCTGCCATTCTGGTTTCCGTTGTTTCCAGATCCGTTGTTGTTGTTGCCATTCTGGTTTCCGTTGTCGCCAGAGCCTTTGTTGTGGCTACCATTCTGGTTTCCGTTGTTTCCAGAGCCTCTGTTCTGGTTACCATTCTCATTTCCATTATTTCCGAATCCATAATTGTTGTTGCCATTTTCGTTTCCGTTGTCGCCATGTCCGTCATTGCGGTTACCGTTCTGGTTGCCATTGTTTCCGTATCCTACATTCTGGTTACCATTCTTGTTGCCGCTGTTTCCATCGCCGTTGTTGTGGTTTCCATTTTTATTTCCGTTGTTACCAAAGCCTTGGTTGTTATTGCCGTTGTCATTTCCGCTGTCTCCCGATCCATGGTTGTCACCTCCGTTATCATTGCCATTTTCTTGGGTTCCGTAGCTGTTGTCTCCATAGCCTGAGTGGACGCTGCTTTCATAACCTCCATTGTATCCACCATGTGGTCTAGCATCATAACTGCCAGAAGGATATCTATGAGTAGGCTGAGGATAGTGA
Above is a window of Watersipora subatra chromosome 3, tzWatSuba1.1, whole genome shotgun sequence DNA encoding:
- the LOC137391093 gene encoding insoluble matrix shell protein 4-like; the encoded protein is MHGIVLALCLAVAVSAAPGGYPTPKGGYVNNYGNRQLARSHYPQPTHRYPSGSYDARPHGGYNGGYESSVHSGYGDNSYGTQENGNDNGGDNHGSGDSGNDNGNNNQGFGNNGNKNGNHNNGDGNSGNKNGNQNVGYGNNGNQNGNRNDGHGDNGNENGNNNYGFGNNGNENGNQNRGSGNNGNQNGSHNKGSGDNGNQNGNNNNGSGNNGNQNGSHNKGSGDNGNQNGNNNKGSGDNGNQNGNQNRGSGNNGNQNGSHNKGSGDNGNQNGNNNKGSGDNGNQNGNQNRGSGNNGNQNGSHNSGSGNNGNQNGSHNSGSGDNGNYNGRYNYGSGNNGNENGRNNYGPGNNGNRNGNRNSGSGNNGNRNGNGNTIHLPSSFDWSG